The Liolophura sinensis isolate JHLJ2023 chromosome 6, CUHK_Ljap_v2, whole genome shotgun sequence genomic sequence TTGATAGACCCTGCTGTGCCAGGAGGTGCCCAGATGGTCTTCAATAATACCATGACTGGAATACTGCCAAAAGTGGCGTAAAaacataatcattcatccaaCAATGTATATGTTTGCCAAATGTTTACATATCAAAAGATGGAAAATGCCAATTCGCCGTACTTACGTCATCCCGCAAAATGTTGATGTAATGCCCATGTTAATAAGATAAGATGTCAAAAAGCTGAAAGGTCAGAGCAGCAACGTCTAGACCGAATTGCTTGCCACAATAAAAATGGTGTAAGAGACGGTGGAATAAATGAAGCAATCCTGACAACGTAATAACCACAATGTATTGGATGAAATTGTCACAGGAATAACGCCCAGGTTCAGGGAAGGAAACAGCTTATACTATCGCCACAGCTTCACTCTAACCGCCTTATCTTAAAGCATCAGCATAGCTGAATACAAATTAAATCTTGAGTTTTTTGTCTAATCTGATTACCCTTCAAATCTGGCAAAGCGTCGATTAccataaagattttatttatttatttatttgattagtgttttacgccatactcagcaAACATGAAAAATCAAGCACTCAAAATCGCTTTCAGTGAAATGTGAATAAACAGTTCCACTTTATAGGCCTGAAGCTTGTGAGAACGTGTGTTTACATTCAGTTATGCTAGTGGACTAATAAAGCATTCCACATATTGTATTCAGAAGTCAGACAGGCTTCGCTCTCCACCATCAAATCAAGTTTCACTGACGGTAATTGTCACTTTCGGAGAAGGCTTTCTGACACCCTTTGATGGTTCTTTCTTGCCCTTTTTGCTGCTTTTCCCTCGCTGGGGGGAGGTTTTCTGTGTATCAGGAGAAGGGCTACCTGCTCTGTTGGGATCAGCTAGCCTCGCCACCTCTTCACGTTCACAAAGATAGTCCTATataataaacatacaaaaattCGTCCAAATCTGTCAAAATATAATGATCATATCACGTACATAGTTTCTgctactgtacatttacattacaagAGGCTACCTGCAAACTTTGAATTCCGTTATTAACcacagttttattcatttgtacaACTGTCAATGTCTGCTGGTTAGTCAGCCGGTGCCTGTGGAGGGGCTGTGGTTGGTTCAGGGCTCTTCCACTCATTCACCTGACTGCCGTCAAGTACATggaagtgaataattcttgagtacaacattaaacagctatcatgtacataaataaagttTAACTATCATAATAAATGAACTTTCAACAGCTTTGGCAAATTTCCACTTGATCATGCaacatatatttacatctaGGTGTATATAGCAATGACATTCTGCATGAAGGACTTGCCTTTATTTTCGCTAATTTTTCTTCCAAGCTCAGTTTGTCTAGTGGAATGTCAAGCCTCTTCTGACACTTGTCTGCTATATTGTCAATTGCCATTAATATCACACCCAGTTCAGTTCTCTACAAAGTTACCAAAACAAAGcaagaacaaaatgaaaacattacagGAAAACATCACACATATCAATGTGTGGTCATGTAATGTTCATCATCACATGCTCTACtgcacataaatatgtatattaatgtatcagataatataaaatgtcaaatttggGAATACATATGTACTAGTGGTATCTTATATCTGACAATTTATTAAAgatatttacacataaaaaatagaacaaaaaacTTTGGTAATGAGATAGATTTCTTTTGAATTTAATGCAACTTCCATTTTATTAAAGATTTTGAATAATTTGTGATAGgagacaaaattttttttatactgaacaTAATTGTGTGCAAGACAGACCTCACTACAACGTAATATATGATACATATTATAATGTAAGGAAATATCCACAGGTATTATGCTGGCCCTTACCCTTCGCCTAAGCTCTCCTTTCCCCGTTAAGaagttttcttctttcttgTAGTTGTCTTGAATAAAACTGTCCTGTCTCTTTTGTAAAATAGCTAATTCACTGTTGTTGGAAACTTTTCTTTTATCATGTTCCTGCTTTAATTCCTCAAGCTCTACCTTTAATTTCTCTAGCTGAAATAATGCAGAAAAGGAAATATATCACATAATACGCATAAAAGTCATCACCTGATAAACAGTTTAGAAAcccaaatgaaaataataaactatATAAGTAAATAGCCTTCATATTAATGCAAATTTAGCCAACAGTTCTTCAATGGACAATgaacagggttttttttttttttttttttttttacagtaaaagTTTCCACAAGTAGCACTAATGTAGCTGAATGTGAAGAACAGTACTCGGAGGTTTCAGACACCAACTTTACCTCATCTGAGGTGTTGACGAGATTGCTGACCAGCCCTTTGTTGGAGTCACTCAGAGTTCGATGCCTCATCATTAAACCCTTCAGCTTGTCCTCACTGGATGGGATATAATCtgacacacaaaataaaacacagttAATTATCTAactcattgactgattgacaggTGCATGGGTTTTAGGGACACAATATGAATTTTGTTCGCATAACTAAATACAGAACATCAAACTTGTATAGGTCCCAAGTGTGTCAAGTGGGTCATCTTCTGGAGCAGTGAAATCTAAATCTGAAACTAAGAATTTTACTGTATACTAGGGGTCATTGCTTACTTTTGCAGTTTACCCTTAGCTACATGCCTGAATCATCCAGTCCCTGCTGgtttggctgcggctttaagtcggGAGCTTAACTGGTCAGGTCAGGTGGAATATTCTTTTGGTGTCTTGAGCATCCAAAAACTTAACtgacatcaaataaattttcttttctggcatattttcttcataaataatcATATACTTTACTCACATTTTATGCTGAACTGCTACACGCTGAAGACTACCACACTTGATAAGTTAAATGCCACCCTCCCCTCCCCAGGTCCCCCATAGCTAAGAGGAAGAGTTGCAGTATATGTAGTACAATGGCTTCTCCAGGTGATCAAATAGGACTGAATATTTACCTTCAGGCATGGCATCTATCACCTGGAGAAGATAATCTTCATACTTCTTATAGCTTGCTAACTTCTTCTGTAAATATCTGTGTCTGAAACCAAATAGGAACGCATTAGCATGCCTGAATAGACTAAGAATGTATCAGAGCAGAGAATCATCTGGCTACACAAGGCAACTTTatcataaatgaaagtattgtAATGTTGCTAGTTGTTTGACTTGAATGCgcaaaagacaagaaaaaccCACTCAAAGCTGTGTTAAGCAGCAAACAGTAGTGGGTAGACTTCCCTGCCTAGAGCAATCTGGGTTCTTGCCTTGCGTCTGGGTGGtttctgtgatattttcacTGGTCAGAGGTAAAAATACCTGCCTACACATGTTTCACAGCCTTTCGCTATTATACATTTTAACCTGTGCTTCAATTCACACAACACCAGGTGAATGAAATAAGTCcataatgtttgtttctttgttcacGTTGGGCTGAACCTCACCTTGAACATTACCAGTGTTTGAGTCATATCACTATAAGTTTCCTTTCTACATATAGCATGTTGGATGGTCTCATTTCCATCAATTGTATAATGGTGCCTATTGTAGGAACACGaggacacccaacccagtcccAGTGCGTGAAGAGACGAGAACACCCAGCCCAGTCCCAGGGCTTGAAGATATGAGGACACCCAGCCCAGTCTCAGGGCTTGAAGACACGAGGACACCCAGCCCAGTCCCAGGGTGTCATGCAGGCTGATTGGATACCCGATCTACTTGGCCTGAGCACCAACATAAGACAATACGTATCTAGATAATCCATGTACAAAGTAGCCCTTATGCTGATACATGCAGACACCTGTGGGCAGATGTCTTACCTGTCATTCAACTCTTCAAGCTGTTCTAGTAATGCTGcacattcatttgttttctgCTCTTTCATCTTCACCTCAGCCTGATATTTCTCGATGGCTCTTCGCCTCtttgcttcattttctttaatgaatttttcaaaTTTGGCCACTctgtctttcatctgaaatgTTCATAACAAGGAAAGCATTTCTGTTGTTATGCTCAATATATCTCAAGTTGATAGAAAAGATTTTAATTTCAAACCAAGTTACTTCATATATATAGATCACAACATTTTTATCACCATCTGATTTAATACCTTAAGTGGTTTGGGCAATGCGATTTGCTTGAGTCTTTTTTACTTCAAATATATAAGTATTCTGCTGTTACACTCCAAATACATACAGTGTGCATTTCATTCTGCACCTAAAGATTATTTACACAAAGACTTGGCAGCATCTTTGAAGACATTCACCGCAGCAGTAAAGTGCTTTCATCTGTTGCTGAAAATAGCCACAAATTTCCATCAAGTGAGCTTCATTCACTtgccacaaatgtacatcaatgtAGATAAACATATGTCACCTGTTGCTGTTTCTTCTGTACTTCAATCTGATGATGAGTACACATATCCATTCTCTCCTTGAACTCTTGTCTCTTACACGCCAGCTCATACTGGACTTGCTCTATCTCCACCTCTTTCTTCAGCAGAAGGGTTTTCTGTAATGTGT encodes the following:
- the LOC135466163 gene encoding uncharacterized protein LOC135466163 produces the protein MSAGSSQLDLQAHKKSVFVTQLHQREDEDEEFRAFPIVKESGDRLIETGINTLQKTLLLKKEVEIEQVQYELACKRQEFKERMDMCTHHQIEVQKKQQQMKDRVAKFEKFIKENEAKRRRAIEKYQAEVKMKEQKTNECAALLEQLEELNDRHRYLQKKLASYKKYEDYLLQVIDAMPEDYIPSSEDKLKGLMMRHRTLSDSNKGLVSNLVNTSDELEKLKVELEELKQEHDKRKVSNNSELAILQKRQDSFIQDNYKKEENFLTGKGELRRRRTELGVILMAIDNIADKCQKRLDIPLDKLSLEEKLAKIKDYLCEREEVARLADPNRAGSPSPDTQKTSPQRGKSSKKGKKEPSKGVRKPSPKVTITVSET